The Akkermansiaceae bacterium genome segment CATGGCGCAGATCGAAAGCCAGCGGATTCTGCTCCCCGAGCTTGAGCCTTTGACCATTCTATCCATTGAACCGACGTGAGTAGTTTTGAGGAATATCTGATAGCGAAGATCCACCCCGAGGTTTCCCCCTTGTGGGCGGTGGCTGATGGTGACGGATTGTTCCGGAACGACGAGGTGGATCGCCTGCTGGTTCACCGCGGGGCTGAAGTCATTGTCTATGATGACCCGATGGCGTTCCGCTTCCGCTACGAGCACCAGATTCGCCCGCGGCTGGAATCCGGCGATCCCGGCTGTCATGTGATCGTGGTTGATCCCGGAACCGATGGCCTGCGTTGCCTGCCAGCCGACATCTACTCTGCCACCCGACACATCGAGATCGCGCTCGGGGATGTTTTTCCAACTCTTTCCCGCAAGGTGTTGCGGGAACTCGAACCGGCGGTTCTATCAAACCTTTGGGAAAAGAAAGCGCAGTTTCCCAGCACCGTTCTCGGTGACCGCGATACTGCGGACCTGGTTCTGCGAATCGCCTACCGCATTGAAACAACTTTCCTCAGCAGTTTTCAGGATTTGGTTCAAGTCCTGGTGATCCTTCACTTTGAAGGGAAACGGATTCCAGAAAGTCTCGCCGCACGCCTCGAACAAGCTGCGGGGCCGTTATACGCCAATCCATCCGGCCTGCACGATTTGATCCGAAACCCTGGGGTGTTCTGGCAGTTCATGCAATCACGATGGGAGGGATGGCTCATGCCACGGCCCGACAGTCATGTCGAGGATTTGGCGACGGCGGACTTCACCTTCGAAGATCAGCGGCTTCGCGTTTGGATGGATAACCTTTTCCTCGAAGGATTTATGATACCTGTTCCGGCAACAGGGGAGAAACTACCACAAGCATGGTGCAAGGTGGGAGTGGCGTCCGGGAAGCGGGAAATCGAGACATCGGAATTGGAGAATCAACGGAGAAAATTGTTCGCGGAGATGCCGCAGCAGGATGCCGGTTATCAGGATTGGCTCCGCTTTGCGATGCGCTATTCGACGCACATTGCCTCAACCTTCTCCAGAGACAACACTGTTGAAGAAGCATCAGCATTTTGGAATGAGTTTTGGGAACCTGTGGACGGTCGATTCAGCGAGTTTATCCATTCCAGACTTGAGAGCCTTTGCAATCTTCCCCCATCGCGACCTGTGCTGGCGCATCATGTCGCCCAGTTCCTTGCTCGTCGTGTCAAAGCGGGCAAGAAAGTTGCCTTGCTTATTCTCGACGGCTTATCGTTGGCTCAATGGAAAATCCTTCGCCGTGAGATCGAACTCACGGTACCGGATCTCTGTTTTTCGGACGACGCCTGTTTCACAATGATTCCCAGCGTCACGAACGTCGGGCGGCAGACTCTTCACGCTGGGGAGCTGCCCGTGTTTTTTCAATCGACCATCGACAGGACAGATCTCGACGCAAAGCGTTGGAAGACTTTCTGGGACGGCGCATGTAGCCGGCCGATGCGCTCAGCGCATTTGAATATTGAGGGTAGCGACTCCGATTTGGCGGCTGCGGTGGATGTAATCGAAAGCGGAGCCGTGGCGGTTGCAATCACCGTGAGGATGCCTGACGACATCGTCCATGGCGCAACTATTGGCTGGAGGGGAATCACCGAACAACTCAAAATCTGGAGCCGCCAGCAGTTCTTGATCAAAACCATCCAAACGATACTCGATTCCGGCTACGAACTCCATCTGACATCCGATCACGGAAATCTTGAGGCACGCGGCGAGGGATCACTGTCTCAGGGCGTGCTGGTGGATCGTTCCGGGCAACGAGTGAGAATCTACAGAGATGCGACGATATTTTCACATTCCGCCGCCCAGCTCGTTGGCAGGACGCAAGCGATTCACACCAACATGCTGCCACCTGATTACTTGCCATTGCTTCACACCGGGCGCGGTGCTTTCGTTCCTGTCGGCCAGACCATCGTTTGCCACGGTGGCACAAGCTTAGATGAAATGGTCATACCGTTCATTGAAATCTCACGCACGAAAACCTCATGAGCCTGCCATCCGCCCGCCCCATAGCTTTCAATCGACGGCTTCGAGCATCTTGGCTCGAAGAGGGCCTGCGCTTGCGTTCCGATGGTTTGGACGGCCCGGTATGGGTCGAGAGGATGGAAGAACTGATCAAAGTCGATATTTCAGGCAAGGACAGCATCGCCAAGTCAATGCGCTACCTGCGACACGTTTGGGCAGATTCCGGCGAAGACGAAGCGATGAGGTCAGAAGCAATCGCGATTTTCCGATCCAGCCCCACAAGTGAAACGGCGATTATTCTATCTTGGGGCATGGTTATCGCGACCTATCCTTTTCTCAACGACGTCGCCGCCACTGTCGGCAGGATGATCCGTGTGCAACCGGAAGTGAAGTTGGAGCAAATTCTAAGAAAATTGTCCGAGACGTATGGAGAGAGGGAAACCGTGCGCCGATCCGGTCGCTACGCATTGGGGCTAATTACGGATTTTGGTTTCGTAAAACGAGCATCGTCGCCCGGGTGTTACGTCCTCGGAAATCCAATCAAGATCGATCCAACGCTATCTGGGTGGTTCGTCCGCTCTTGGTTCAAGGCGCTG includes the following:
- the pglZ gene encoding BREX-3 system phosphatase PglZ; amino-acid sequence: MSSFEEYLIAKIHPEVSPLWAVADGDGLFRNDEVDRLLVHRGAEVIVYDDPMAFRFRYEHQIRPRLESGDPGCHVIVVDPGTDGLRCLPADIYSATRHIEIALGDVFPTLSRKVLRELEPAVLSNLWEKKAQFPSTVLGDRDTADLVLRIAYRIETTFLSSFQDLVQVLVILHFEGKRIPESLAARLEQAAGPLYANPSGLHDLIRNPGVFWQFMQSRWEGWLMPRPDSHVEDLATADFTFEDQRLRVWMDNLFLEGFMIPVPATGEKLPQAWCKVGVASGKREIETSELENQRRKLFAEMPQQDAGYQDWLRFAMRYSTHIASTFSRDNTVEEASAFWNEFWEPVDGRFSEFIHSRLESLCNLPPSRPVLAHHVAQFLARRVKAGKKVALLILDGLSLAQWKILRREIELTVPDLCFSDDACFTMIPSVTNVGRQTLHAGELPVFFQSTIDRTDLDAKRWKTFWDGACSRPMRSAHLNIEGSDSDLAAAVDVIESGAVAVAITVRMPDDIVHGATIGWRGITEQLKIWSRQQFLIKTIQTILDSGYELHLTSDHGNLEARGEGSLSQGVLVDRSGQRVRIYRDATIFSHSAAQLVGRTQAIHTNMLPPDYLPLLHTGRGAFVPVGQTIVCHGGTSLDEMVIPFIEISRTKTS